A region from the Pontixanthobacter aestiaquae genome encodes:
- a CDS encoding iron-sulfur cluster assembly scaffold protein, which produces MSAGQGAGQSVGRLYTSEILGLAVELANYPINKAQTLHAEVRSRSCGSTLAISIDASQNKSIRSIGLQVSACAIGQASAAIFAESGKGKTKADLMQALNALEAWLANDADVPDWPKLVLLVDAKAYPARHEAILLPWRAAIAALSKAETHG; this is translated from the coding sequence TTGAGCGCGGGGCAAGGTGCTGGCCAGAGTGTCGGGCGGCTCTACACCTCGGAAATTCTCGGTCTGGCAGTCGAGCTAGCCAACTACCCAATCAACAAGGCCCAAACGCTGCACGCCGAAGTCCGTTCAAGATCATGCGGCAGCACTTTGGCAATTTCTATCGACGCAAGTCAGAATAAGTCGATCAGATCCATCGGACTACAGGTCTCCGCTTGCGCTATTGGTCAGGCATCAGCCGCGATCTTTGCCGAATCTGGGAAAGGCAAAACGAAGGCTGATCTGATGCAGGCTCTGAATGCGTTGGAGGCTTGGCTGGCGAATGATGCAGATGTGCCCGACTGGCCCAAACTCGTGCTGCTGGTTGATGCCAAAGCCTATCCTGCCCGGCACGAGGCGATCCTGCTGCCGTGGAGAGCGGCAATAGCGGCGCTTTCCAAGGCGGAAACACATGGCTAG
- the rnr gene encoding ribonuclease R produces MSKRPIKQPPPGLPTREQVLEFIQTSDQIVGKREIGKAFGLKGQEKIALKKLLRDMAEEGLIDGKRTAYHRMGGVPKVTVLKVMDIEDGEAFAIPDAWEPDNGAPPPRIRIIEKKGGKVRHAALKIGDRILARNEEVGGGWQAHIMKKLPARTEGLMGVVELDGSGKGWLAPVDKRVRDSSPIADLGDAEEGQLVLAEPAGRSPRAGVKVVEVLGDPLAPKSFSLIAISKHGIPDVFPESTLAEAEIAAKLPLGEEKREDLRHLPIVAIDPSDARDHDDAIWAEPDGEGGFKAVIAIADVSFYVRPGGALDREARKRGNSVYFPDRVVPMLPEILSADVCSLRQGEGRAAMACHVTISSTGKITSTRFTRAIVKIDEVIAYEEAQRRIDEKDASENLQNLWACWKVLDTARKARDPLELDLPERRVMLDDQGKIAEIAVRERLDAHRVVEEFMITANVAAAKALEKKTAPVVYRVHETPGREKLVALKDYLETFGKKLALGQVITPSLFNRMLKDVTDESEKAQVMEAVLRTQTQAYYGPANMGHFGLSLASYAHFTSPIRRYADLLVHRALVDAYQLEQPKPKADLPPHSGLSDKDREDLSQISDAISKTERRAMEAERDTIDRYVAAWLSGRVGETFRTRITGVQSFGFFATIEGLGGDGLVPVSTLGSDYFRYDETAQSLVGERSGVSYSSGDRLELQLGEANALTGALKFVPLDSDGNPIEPRGNRPAFRHKGRPQNKGNSGSKYMKGKRGRPGNIRHQGKKKR; encoded by the coding sequence ATGTCTAAACGTCCCATAAAACAGCCGCCTCCAGGCTTGCCAACGCGCGAGCAGGTTCTCGAATTTATCCAGACCTCGGACCAGATTGTGGGCAAACGTGAAATCGGGAAAGCCTTCGGTCTCAAAGGTCAGGAAAAGATCGCGCTCAAGAAGCTGCTGAGAGATATGGCCGAAGAAGGCCTGATCGACGGCAAACGCACAGCCTATCACCGGATGGGTGGGGTTCCGAAAGTCACCGTTCTCAAAGTCATGGATATCGAGGATGGGGAAGCTTTCGCTATTCCCGATGCATGGGAGCCGGATAATGGCGCACCTCCGCCGCGTATCCGCATTATCGAGAAGAAAGGCGGCAAAGTCCGTCATGCTGCGCTGAAAATCGGCGATCGCATCCTTGCCCGCAACGAAGAAGTTGGCGGCGGTTGGCAGGCACACATCATGAAGAAGCTGCCCGCGCGGACCGAGGGTCTGATGGGTGTTGTCGAGCTGGATGGCTCTGGCAAAGGCTGGCTCGCGCCGGTCGACAAACGGGTGCGTGATTCGTCGCCGATTGCTGATCTTGGGGATGCCGAAGAAGGGCAGTTGGTGCTGGCTGAACCTGCCGGTCGTAGTCCGCGCGCAGGGGTCAAAGTCGTCGAAGTGCTGGGTGACCCGCTTGCTCCAAAGAGCTTTAGTCTTATCGCCATTTCTAAACACGGCATCCCAGATGTCTTCCCGGAATCGACTTTGGCCGAGGCTGAGATCGCCGCGAAGCTGCCACTGGGTGAAGAGAAGCGCGAAGATCTGCGGCATCTACCGATTGTTGCCATCGACCCCTCCGACGCGCGCGACCATGATGATGCTATCTGGGCAGAGCCTGATGGCGAGGGCGGTTTTAAAGCTGTCATCGCGATTGCCGATGTCAGCTTTTACGTCCGCCCCGGTGGAGCACTGGATCGCGAAGCGCGCAAACGAGGAAACTCGGTGTACTTCCCAGATCGTGTCGTGCCCATGCTGCCGGAGATTCTCAGCGCCGATGTCTGTTCGTTGCGCCAAGGTGAAGGCCGTGCGGCAATGGCGTGCCACGTCACTATCTCATCAACCGGCAAGATTACTTCGACCCGTTTCACCCGCGCAATTGTCAAAATCGACGAAGTGATTGCTTATGAAGAAGCGCAGCGCCGGATCGACGAGAAGGACGCGTCGGAAAACCTGCAAAATCTTTGGGCATGCTGGAAGGTTCTTGATACAGCCCGCAAAGCCCGTGATCCGCTGGAACTTGATCTGCCCGAGCGCCGCGTGATGCTCGACGATCAAGGCAAAATTGCTGAGATCGCGGTCCGCGAACGGCTTGATGCGCACCGCGTTGTCGAAGAATTTATGATCACCGCCAACGTCGCTGCTGCCAAAGCGCTGGAGAAGAAGACCGCGCCTGTTGTGTATCGCGTCCACGAAACTCCAGGGCGGGAGAAACTGGTCGCGCTAAAGGACTATCTCGAAACTTTCGGCAAAAAGTTGGCGCTTGGCCAAGTGATCACGCCAAGCCTGTTCAACCGGATGCTGAAGGATGTCACCGACGAGTCTGAGAAGGCTCAGGTGATGGAGGCAGTCCTCCGCACCCAAACCCAAGCCTATTACGGTCCGGCCAATATGGGCCATTTCGGCCTGTCGCTAGCGTCTTATGCGCACTTTACGTCGCCAATCCGCCGCTATGCCGATCTTCTGGTGCACCGCGCGTTGGTTGATGCCTATCAGCTGGAACAACCCAAGCCCAAAGCGGACCTCCCGCCGCATTCCGGTCTTTCGGACAAGGACCGCGAAGATCTTAGCCAGATTTCCGATGCGATAAGCAAAACCGAACGCCGCGCCATGGAAGCGGAACGCGACACGATCGACCGCTATGTAGCGGCGTGGTTATCCGGCCGGGTGGGCGAAACTTTCAGAACACGCATAACCGGTGTGCAATCCTTCGGTTTCTTCGCGACCATTGAGGGACTGGGCGGTGATGGTCTTGTACCGGTCTCGACGCTCGGCTCGGACTATTTCCGCTACGACGAAACCGCACAGTCGCTTGTCGGTGAGCGCAGCGGTGTCAGCTACTCATCCGGCGATCGTTTGGAGCTGCAATTGGGCGAGGCAAACGCGCTTACTGGCGCGCTAAAATTCGTACCGCTCGATTCTGATGGCAATCCGATTGAGCCGCGCGGGAATCGCCCCGCATTTCGCCACAAGGGCAGGCCTCAGAACAAGGGCAATAGCGGAAGCAAATATATGAAGGGCAAGCGCGGCAGACCAGGCAATATCCGCCATCAAGGCAAGAAAAAGCGCTAA
- the phaR gene encoding polyhydroxyalkanoate synthesis repressor PhaR, translated as MAKRNAQTGDKVTIKKYANRRLYNTSSSSYITLDDLAAMTREGTEFEVVDAKSGDDITHSILTQIIMDEEANGKQMLPVGFLRDLISMYGNSMQSMMPQYLEASMANFRANQAKIQEAFKQGLGNNPLAKIHETNMAMMRAVGEAILPGAKDSEQSAAPSQNDEIEALRKQMAEMQKKLDEIDK; from the coding sequence ATGGCCAAGCGCAATGCGCAGACCGGCGATAAGGTCACTATCAAGAAATACGCCAATCGGCGGCTCTACAATACCTCCTCATCAAGCTACATCACGCTTGATGATCTCGCCGCCATGACTCGCGAAGGGACCGAGTTCGAGGTGGTCGACGCCAAGTCGGGAGACGACATAACGCATTCTATTCTGACCCAGATTATCATGGATGAAGAGGCCAATGGTAAACAGATGCTGCCGGTTGGTTTCCTGCGCGATCTGATCTCCATGTATGGCAATTCAATGCAGTCGATGATGCCGCAATATCTGGAAGCATCCATGGCGAACTTCCGTGCCAATCAGGCGAAGATTCAAGAGGCTTTCAAGCAGGGCCTCGGCAATAACCCGCTCGCCAAGATACACGAGACCAACATGGCCATGATGCGCGCCGTTGGTGAAGCGATTTTGCCAGGCGCCAAAGACAGCGAACAATCTGCAGCGCCAAGCCAGAATGACGAGATCGAAGCTCTGCGCAAACAAATGGCAGAGATGCAAAAGAAGCTCGACGAGATCGATAAGTAG
- the alr gene encoding alanine racemase, producing MPDAPPPTLRLRIDTSALASNWRTLDGMSGTAKAGAAVKANCYGLGVEACVPALRDAGAELFFVAHWSEVAAVARHVPPEQIAVLHGPITGDHAAYARSVGVLPVINSVMQARIWSDTGGGPCHLMIDTGINRLGINPHDLAEEAVQVLDVQILMSHLACADEASPMNEKQRAAFTSCHSAIKHSQLSLANSAGVALGSDYHFDVSRPGLSLYGGIPRAELAELIQQVAYPETAIMQVRNLVAGDCVGYNATFTADCDMRVGVVSLGYADGYLRSWAGNGFLTHAGRLLPLLGKVSMDMIVIDLTNAPELLEGDWLEVPYSLPEASQSSGLSQYELLTILGPRFH from the coding sequence ATGCCTGACGCGCCACCGCCAACGCTGCGGCTCCGCATTGATACCAGTGCACTCGCCAGCAACTGGCGGACGCTGGATGGCATGAGCGGAACCGCGAAGGCCGGAGCGGCAGTAAAAGCGAATTGTTACGGGCTTGGCGTTGAAGCATGCGTTCCCGCTTTGCGTGATGCGGGTGCTGAGCTATTTTTTGTCGCCCACTGGAGCGAGGTTGCCGCTGTTGCCCGGCATGTTCCGCCAGAACAGATTGCAGTTTTGCATGGTCCGATCACGGGCGACCATGCGGCATATGCGCGATCGGTAGGCGTTCTGCCGGTTATCAATTCGGTAATGCAGGCGCGCATTTGGAGCGACACTGGAGGCGGCCCCTGCCATCTGATGATTGATACCGGCATTAACCGGTTGGGCATAAATCCACATGATCTGGCGGAAGAAGCGGTTCAGGTATTGGACGTTCAAATACTGATGTCGCATCTTGCTTGCGCCGATGAAGCCAGCCCTATGAACGAGAAGCAGAGGGCCGCATTCACCTCTTGCCATTCGGCGATCAAGCATTCGCAGCTTAGCCTTGCCAACAGCGCTGGTGTGGCTCTTGGATCCGACTATCATTTCGATGTCTCCAGACCAGGCCTATCGCTTTACGGCGGGATACCACGTGCCGAGCTGGCCGAATTGATCCAGCAAGTTGCCTATCCGGAAACCGCAATCATGCAGGTCCGCAATCTCGTCGCTGGCGATTGCGTGGGCTATAACGCAACTTTCACAGCCGACTGCGATATGCGCGTGGGGGTGGTCTCACTTGGATACGCCGATGGCTATCTGCGGAGCTGGGCAGGCAACGGGTTCCTTACTCACGCCGGCCGCTTGCTCCCGCTTCTCGGCAAAGTCTCCATGGACATGATTGTCATCGACCTCACCAATGCGCCTGAGCTGCTCGAAGGCGATTGGCTAGAAGTGCCTTATAGTCTGCCCGAGGCATCCCAATCTAGCGGTCTGTCGCAATATGAGCTGCTGACAATTTTGGGGCCGCGCTTTCACTAA
- the radA gene encoding DNA repair protein RadA — MAKPKKRYICAACGSVSHRWQGQCPDCAEWNTLSEDVPATVFSQKHDLSSGGRAVEFVELNAPGEELVRQPTGLDEFDRALGGGLVPGSAILMGGDPGIGKSTLLLQAAAKIAKDGRSTVYVSGEEAAGQVRMRASRLGLADAPIKLAAATSVRDILTTLGSMEPPKLLVIDSIQTMHSDTIEGAPGTVSQVRGCAFELIRYAKENGTSLVLVGHVTKDGSIAGPRVLEHMVDVVMSFEGERSHQYRILRALKNRFGAVDEIGVFAMAGKGLEEVSNPSMLFLSGRDMPLAGSAVFPALEGTRPVLIEVQALIVRLQSGATPRRAVVGWDNGRLAMLLAVLESRCGLNFSSAEVYLNVAGGYRLSDPAADLAVAAALVSALADKPLPTQSVWFGEVSLAGEIRPVAHAGLRLREAAKLGFTSGAGPQDVENSSGLNYRPVKQLANLVDQVVASE, encoded by the coding sequence ATGGCCAAACCAAAGAAACGTTATATCTGTGCGGCTTGCGGCTCAGTTTCGCACCGCTGGCAGGGGCAATGTCCCGATTGCGCGGAATGGAACACGCTTAGTGAAGATGTTCCTGCGACAGTGTTTTCGCAAAAACATGATCTGTCGAGCGGGGGCAGGGCGGTTGAGTTTGTCGAACTTAACGCGCCCGGCGAGGAGCTGGTGCGCCAACCTACCGGCCTTGACGAGTTTGACCGTGCCTTAGGCGGCGGCTTGGTACCAGGCTCGGCGATCCTGATGGGCGGTGATCCCGGTATCGGAAAGTCGACATTGCTTTTGCAAGCCGCAGCCAAAATCGCAAAAGATGGCCGCTCGACCGTCTATGTCAGCGGGGAGGAAGCGGCCGGGCAAGTCCGGATGCGTGCTTCCCGGCTTGGTTTGGCGGATGCGCCGATAAAATTGGCAGCAGCTACGTCTGTGCGGGACATTCTCACCACGCTTGGCTCTATGGAACCACCCAAGCTGTTGGTCATCGATTCGATCCAGACAATGCACTCCGACACGATCGAAGGGGCGCCTGGTACGGTGAGCCAGGTTCGCGGCTGTGCGTTTGAACTGATCCGCTATGCCAAGGAAAACGGGACATCGCTCGTGCTGGTGGGACACGTGACCAAAGATGGCAGTATAGCTGGCCCGCGTGTGCTCGAGCATATGGTCGATGTGGTGATGAGCTTTGAAGGCGAACGCAGCCATCAATACCGTATCCTTCGCGCACTCAAAAACCGTTTCGGCGCGGTAGACGAGATTGGCGTTTTCGCGATGGCCGGAAAGGGGCTGGAAGAAGTTTCCAACCCTTCAATGCTGTTCCTGTCTGGCCGTGATATGCCTCTGGCCGGAAGCGCGGTATTTCCAGCCCTAGAGGGCACACGGCCAGTATTGATAGAAGTTCAGGCTTTGATTGTGCGCTTACAAAGTGGCGCCACACCGCGCCGCGCAGTGGTCGGCTGGGACAATGGCCGTTTGGCGATGCTGCTCGCGGTCCTCGAGTCGCGTTGTGGGCTCAATTTCAGTTCTGCCGAGGTTTATCTCAATGTAGCTGGCGGCTATCGGCTGTCAGACCCAGCGGCCGACCTTGCCGTTGCGGCGGCGCTAGTTTCTGCATTGGCGGATAAGCCATTACCTACGCAAAGCGTATGGTTTGGCGAGGTTTCACTAGCGGGAGAGATTCGTCCCGTGGCTCATGCCGGATTGCGGTTGCGCGAAGCCGCAAAATTGGGGTTCACCTCGGGCGCAGGCCCTCAAGATGTGGAAAATTCATCTGGTCTTAACTATCGGCCAGTCAAACAGCTTGCCAACCTCGTTGACCAAGTGGTCGCATCTGAATAA
- a CDS encoding universal stress protein, with protein MRTYLVIMDETDEARKALRFASRRALTTGGNVHILALVAKQNFSAFGAVQATIEEEARDRAEVLASSAAGNLFSESGKMPTISVKTGEGQAVIKDYLGEHPEVAALVLGAAAEGQPGPLISHFSAHSGSLPCPLYIVPGSFSNEEIDRLTA; from the coding sequence GTGCGGACCTATCTGGTAATCATGGACGAGACCGACGAAGCGCGCAAAGCGCTGCGCTTTGCATCACGCCGTGCACTGACCACAGGCGGCAATGTGCATATTCTTGCGCTTGTCGCAAAGCAGAACTTTAGCGCATTTGGTGCGGTACAAGCGACTATCGAGGAAGAGGCGCGTGACCGGGCCGAAGTGCTGGCTAGCAGCGCGGCAGGCAATCTGTTTTCCGAAAGCGGGAAAATGCCCACGATTTCGGTCAAGACCGGCGAAGGTCAGGCCGTGATCAAGGACTATCTTGGCGAACATCCAGAGGTTGCAGCTTTGGTATTAGGCGCCGCAGCCGAGGGACAGCCCGGCCCGCTCATATCGCATTTTTCCGCGCATTCGGGATCGCTACCCTGCCCGCTCTATATCGTTCCCGGCAGTTTCTCTAACGAAGAGATCGACCGCCTCACGGCTTAG
- a CDS encoding CvpA family protein, translating to MTGFDFIVLIIVGVAAVGGFLRGLVQEMLSLAAWLLAIFAIHYLHTPLYQALGEYLEYNTAVAILAFALLLLIPYAGMKLIAGRAGEASRASLLGPIDRVLGFGFGAIKGALIVVVAFSVLVLGYDAAWGVAGRPAWITTARTYPVVNAGADGLVQMIQERRSTLRAEEAEEPN from the coding sequence ATGACCGGTTTTGACTTCATTGTACTGATTATCGTCGGTGTGGCGGCAGTTGGCGGTTTTTTGCGCGGGTTGGTGCAGGAAATGTTGTCACTCGCCGCGTGGTTGCTGGCGATTTTTGCCATCCATTATTTGCATACGCCGCTCTATCAGGCACTGGGCGAGTATCTGGAATATAATACCGCGGTGGCTATTCTCGCCTTCGCATTGCTGCTGCTCATTCCTTATGCCGGCATGAAGCTGATTGCGGGCCGGGCAGGTGAGGCTTCGCGCGCGTCGTTGCTTGGACCGATTGATCGGGTGCTTGGCTTTGGGTTTGGAGCGATAAAGGGCGCGCTGATTGTAGTTGTGGCGTTTTCGGTGCTGGTCCTCGGATATGACGCAGCGTGGGGCGTGGCAGGCAGACCGGCATGGATAACAACTGCGCGGACCTATCCGGTGGTCAATGCTGGCGCTGATGGGCTGGTTCAAATGATTCAGGAGCGGCGGTCCACCTTGAGGGCTGAAGAAGCGGAAGAACCCAATTGA
- the proS gene encoding proline--tRNA ligase: MSNIRHALTVKRADDFAAWYQEVISAADMAEESGVRGCMVIKPWGYGIWERVQYLLDQRIKDTGHDNCYFPIFIPLSNFEREAEHVDGFAKEMAVVTHHRLITNGKGRLVPDPEAKLEEPLVVRPTSETIIGDAMARWVQSWRDLPLKLNQWANVVRWEMRTRMFLRTSEFLWQEGHTAHDGELEAKEHTLRMLEVYRACAEEDLAMPVIAGEKPENERFPGAVETWSIEAMMQDGKALQAGTSHYLGTNFSEAAGIKFQNQDGDQELCHTTSWGVSTRMIGGVIMTHGDDDGLRVPPTIAPWQVVILPMLRGKDEAADAAIVDYCDSLKDSLKGTVACGEKVRVMVDKSHGKAAAKRWDWVRKGAPVVVEVGSRDMDNGVVSLLRRDALWAESGKPDFHAPSKHDAAEQIPAMLEEIQTNLFAEAQERRDANITRDITTMDQLADFYNDNTQYPGWVEVQWSKPTGAALEQVVEQLKGLKLTIRNVPMDAAPIDQPCIFTGDTAVERIYVARAY, translated from the coding sequence GTGTCTAACATCCGCCACGCCTTAACGGTGAAACGCGCTGACGATTTTGCAGCGTGGTATCAAGAAGTCATCTCCGCCGCTGATATGGCCGAGGAATCGGGCGTTCGCGGCTGTATGGTGATCAAGCCATGGGGCTACGGTATTTGGGAGCGTGTGCAGTACCTGCTCGATCAGCGGATCAAGGATACTGGCCACGATAATTGTTATTTCCCGATTTTCATCCCGCTTTCGAATTTTGAACGCGAAGCGGAGCATGTCGACGGTTTTGCCAAGGAGATGGCGGTCGTCACGCATCACCGCCTCATCACCAATGGCAAAGGCAGATTGGTGCCCGATCCCGAGGCAAAGTTGGAAGAGCCTCTGGTGGTCCGTCCGACATCGGAAACCATCATCGGCGACGCGATGGCGCGCTGGGTTCAAAGCTGGCGGGATTTGCCTTTGAAGCTAAACCAATGGGCCAATGTCGTGCGTTGGGAAATGCGCACCCGCATGTTCCTGCGGACCAGTGAATTCCTTTGGCAAGAAGGACACACGGCACATGATGGCGAATTGGAAGCCAAAGAGCATACGCTGCGGATGCTTGAAGTGTATCGTGCCTGCGCAGAGGAGGATTTGGCGATGCCGGTGATTGCCGGTGAAAAACCCGAAAATGAGCGTTTCCCGGGTGCAGTTGAGACCTGGTCGATCGAGGCCATGATGCAGGATGGCAAAGCACTGCAGGCTGGCACGTCGCACTATCTCGGCACCAACTTCTCCGAAGCGGCTGGCATCAAGTTCCAGAACCAGGATGGCGATCAGGAATTGTGCCACACGACAAGTTGGGGGGTTTCCACCCGCATGATCGGCGGCGTGATTATGACGCATGGCGATGATGATGGTTTGCGCGTTCCACCCACCATTGCCCCATGGCAGGTTGTTATCCTGCCCATGCTGCGCGGCAAGGACGAAGCGGCGGATGCTGCCATTGTAGATTATTGCGACAGCTTGAAAGACTCGCTCAAAGGCACGGTCGCGTGTGGTGAGAAAGTTCGCGTGATGGTCGATAAAAGCCACGGCAAAGCAGCTGCCAAGCGTTGGGATTGGGTCCGCAAAGGCGCGCCGGTTGTTGTCGAAGTTGGCAGCCGCGATATGGATAATGGCGTGGTCAGCTTGCTACGCCGCGATGCTTTGTGGGCCGAAAGCGGCAAGCCCGATTTCCACGCGCCTTCGAAACATGATGCCGCCGAGCAAATTCCGGCCATGCTGGAAGAAATTCAGACCAATCTGTTTGCAGAAGCTCAAGAGCGTCGCGATGCAAATATCACGCGCGATATCACGACAATGGATCAGCTTGCGGACTTCTATAATGACAATACGCAATATCCGGGCTGGGTAGAGGTGCAATGGTCCAAACCAACCGGTGCAGCGCTGGAGCAGGTGGTTGAACAGCTCAAGGGACTCAAATTGACCATCCGCAATGTACCGATGGACGCTGCACCAATCGACCAGCCATGTATTTTCACTGGCGACACCGCGGTTGAGCGGATCTACGTCGCGCGCGCATACTAA
- a CDS encoding DUF805 domain-containing protein, with the protein MIAAIGYNLKRLFDFKGRDGRGVFWRYFLFVVLLNIVIMLAATIPGLVGVFTEASAVANPNDTAAVEAAALDAMMEQGLPATLVRTGLWLGLLNIALMAAALVRRAHDSGLPGLVLAIPLGLQLVWMYFSYRQLDGLSETFRDAVATTQAGGNPEVQAGMIAQDLIGWMVVLIIVAIGMIKSQQTPNQYADGPTKV; encoded by the coding sequence ATGATTGCTGCCATCGGATACAATTTGAAACGCCTGTTTGATTTCAAGGGCCGCGATGGTCGAGGGGTATTCTGGCGGTATTTTTTGTTTGTGGTACTGTTGAACATAGTCATCATGCTTGCGGCCACGATCCCCGGACTGGTCGGGGTCTTCACTGAAGCCAGCGCAGTCGCCAATCCCAACGACACCGCGGCAGTAGAAGCCGCCGCGCTTGACGCGATGATGGAGCAGGGATTGCCGGCAACACTCGTTCGCACGGGCCTTTGGCTCGGTCTTTTGAACATTGCACTGATGGCTGCTGCCTTGGTTCGGCGCGCGCATGATAGCGGGCTCCCGGGCTTGGTTTTGGCCATTCCGCTTGGACTGCAATTGGTGTGGATGTACTTCTCATACCGACAATTGGATGGCCTCAGCGAAACGTTTCGCGATGCCGTCGCAACGACTCAGGCTGGCGGTAACCCGGAAGTGCAAGCGGGAATGATTGCCCAAGACCTTATCGGCTGGATGGTCGTGCTGATCATTGTGGCTATCGGGATGATCAAATCGCAGCAAACGCCGAACCAATATGCCGATGGACCGACCAAGGTTTAG
- a CDS encoding MFS transporter, translating into MSEAAAPTIHEPSEKEIRLVIGASSAGTIFEWYDFFIYGTLFYIIGPVFFPSGNETLEILLVWATFAIGFGFRPVGAILFGYLGDKLGRKYTFLVTVTLMGIATAGVGLIPSYATIGVAAPIIVILLRILQGLALGGEYGGAAIYVAEHAKSDKRGFYTSFIQASVAGGFVLSIAVVILCRLLIPEDDFIAWGWRVPFLLSIILLGISLWMRLKLNESPVFKAMKESGQTAGNPFVESFTYPGNKKRIFIVLFGVTGVLTTIWYTAFFSGLSFLRGPMRVDDGLVEMILLIAGLVSMGFYIVVGKWSDTVGRKKPIIIGALLTLAALFPIFWAMGSLANPGLAQAAKDNPVVVAGRECVTDPFAELFDRTQTPCGTVLETLTANGVAYSVNDAEELGLTVGGQAVAIEDSWLEDGDARRDGILAALTKQGFDFSKQTPPIGSVLGIIGLLLILGALSALTYGSVAALLSEMFPPKIRYSSMSIPYHIGAGYLGGFLPLIAGFIVARSGDVYAGLWYTWVVVAIGVAVAWWGLPDGPPRDFEENA; encoded by the coding sequence ATGAGCGAAGCCGCAGCACCAACTATTCATGAGCCGAGTGAGAAAGAAATCAGACTCGTTATCGGCGCTTCGTCCGCAGGGACGATTTTTGAATGGTATGATTTCTTTATCTACGGGACGCTCTTCTACATTATTGGCCCCGTGTTTTTCCCCAGCGGGAACGAAACGCTCGAAATATTGCTTGTTTGGGCGACCTTTGCGATTGGTTTCGGCTTTCGCCCAGTAGGCGCGATCCTGTTCGGATATCTTGGTGACAAGCTGGGGCGGAAATACACGTTCCTCGTCACAGTAACCCTGATGGGAATCGCGACCGCGGGTGTCGGCTTAATACCGAGCTACGCTACCATTGGCGTTGCCGCGCCGATCATCGTGATTTTGCTGCGTATTCTTCAAGGCCTTGCACTCGGCGGAGAATATGGCGGCGCTGCAATCTATGTCGCGGAGCACGCCAAATCGGACAAGCGCGGTTTCTATACCAGCTTCATTCAGGCCAGCGTTGCCGGCGGGTTCGTACTCAGCATAGCGGTTGTCATTCTATGCCGGCTTCTGATCCCCGAAGATGACTTCATTGCATGGGGCTGGCGCGTCCCGTTCCTGTTATCGATTATCCTATTGGGTATCTCGCTGTGGATGCGGCTGAAACTTAATGAGAGCCCCGTGTTTAAAGCCATGAAGGAATCGGGCCAGACGGCGGGCAACCCGTTTGTCGAGAGCTTCACTTATCCCGGGAACAAGAAGAGAATTTTCATCGTTTTATTCGGCGTAACCGGCGTGTTGACAACAATCTGGTACACCGCGTTTTTCTCGGGGCTATCGTTTCTGCGCGGACCGATGCGGGTCGATGACGGCCTAGTCGAAATGATCTTGCTGATCGCAGGCCTCGTCTCGATGGGGTTCTATATCGTTGTCGGCAAATGGTCCGATACTGTGGGGCGCAAAAAACCAATAATCATCGGGGCGCTGCTCACTCTGGCGGCACTGTTCCCGATCTTCTGGGCGATGGGCAGCCTTGCCAATCCGGGTCTGGCGCAAGCGGCAAAGGACAATCCGGTCGTCGTCGCAGGTAGAGAATGTGTTACAGATCCGTTCGCCGAACTGTTCGACCGGACGCAAACACCATGCGGCACGGTTCTTGAAACGCTTACCGCCAATGGCGTGGCCTATTCGGTGAATGACGCCGAGGAATTGGGCTTGACCGTTGGCGGGCAAGCCGTGGCGATCGAGGATAGCTGGCTCGAAGACGGCGATGCACGGCGCGATGGCATTCTGGCGGCTTTGACCAAACAAGGCTTCGATTTCTCGAAGCAGACCCCGCCGATCGGCAGTGTGCTTGGCATCATCGGTTTGCTGCTCATACTCGGGGCGCTATCTGCTCTCACATATGGCTCCGTGGCAGCCTTGCTGTCGGAAATGTTCCCGCCAAAAATCCGCTACAGTTCGATGTCGATCCCGTATCATATCGGCGCAGGATATCTCGGAGGCTTCTTGCCACTGATCGCAGGCTTCATCGTAGCGCGTAGCGGTGATGTCTATGCTGGTTTGTGGTACACTTGGGTCGTGGTGGCAATTGGCGTCGCAGTCGCATGGTGGGGCCTGCCAGACGGACCGCCGCGCGATTTTGAAGAGAATGCCTGA